A single genomic interval of [Limnothrix rosea] IAM M-220 harbors:
- a CDS encoding calcium-translocating P-type ATPase, PMCA-type gives MTTASTSDRHLPYGGLTTEEVLASRTSNGENVLTPPQRDPWWKLFLEKFEDPVIRILMIAAAVALAVGLLQGEFAEGLGIIIAILLSTTVAFFNEFKANQEFALLNHVYDQVNIKVIRNGQYVNLPRQELVVGDIIYIEQGHEVPADAEVIDSVSLYVDQAKLTGESEPSYKSHSKDRFQPDEESTYPFNRVYRSTIVTQGHGFCRVLAVGDRTEIGKLAQAVATVEDDKNTPLNRQLEELSQAIGVAGLLVAVLTFIALLIRGLVTEELLLTSRQGYMVGIILVTVMIVLIPVWLPVLDDGRQLLKKNNYLPRFLDLEPPAMAENWLLILAGGAVFFATAIKLGDFLGWVPATFGEWLPSEVGLALLNYFMVAVTIIVVAVPEGLAMSVTLSLAYSMRRMTAENNLVRRMHACETIGATTVICSDKTGTLTCNQMLVQDVVVPGLMGETTEQYDQVMDILAEAIAANSTADLEYSGDGLSEVIGNATEGALLLWLDDRKLNYLNYRYGFDLTSQGAFSAEKKYMTSLGRSPILGEEVLYLKGAPEVVLQRCDYQLTPTGIKPLTERANIIRKLQDYQQRGMRTLGFAYRPLADLRDFKITELEQHLVWLGFFAIVDPLREDVPQAIQDCMNAGIQVKIVTGDSPQTAKEIGRQIGLLTEESDPRHPQHLTGPQFAALDDKAAFEAVKSLRILSRACPLDKLRLVQLLQRTGAVVGVTGDGTNDAAALKQAEVGLAMGSGTAIAKEASDIILLNDSFSSIVNAVLWGRSLYENIQKFLLFQLTINVVALGTALLGPFIGIELPLTVTQMLWVNLIMDTFAALALATEPPNPEVLKRSPRRADAFIINSAMATQIIALGLTFLVLMILLLKYDMRDGSIDIYELSVFFAIFVFLQLWNLFNARCFGLSISAFTGLLKNPAFGAIVAIIFIGQIVMVQWGSSAFRTVPLTWQHWLWIIVGTSPVLWLGEVWRKLVPRQVKSSKS, from the coding sequence ATGACTACTGCATCCACAAGCGATCGCCACCTCCCCTACGGGGGATTAACAACCGAAGAAGTGCTTGCCAGCCGTACTAGTAATGGCGAAAATGTTTTAACACCACCCCAGCGAGATCCCTGGTGGAAACTCTTTTTAGAAAAATTTGAAGACCCAGTTATTCGTATTTTGATGATTGCGGCAGCCGTTGCCTTAGCGGTGGGTTTATTACAGGGGGAATTTGCAGAGGGGTTAGGCATTATTATTGCCATCCTACTGTCAACCACGGTTGCGTTTTTTAATGAATTTAAAGCGAATCAAGAATTTGCTCTCCTAAATCATGTATACGACCAAGTCAATATCAAGGTCATTCGCAACGGACAATATGTCAATTTACCGCGCCAAGAATTAGTTGTCGGCGATATCATCTACATTGAGCAGGGGCACGAAGTGCCAGCGGATGCTGAGGTGATCGATAGTGTTTCTCTCTATGTTGACCAGGCAAAATTAACTGGGGAGTCGGAGCCGTCCTATAAATCCCACAGTAAAGACCGTTTCCAGCCGGATGAAGAAAGTACTTATCCATTTAATCGGGTCTATCGCAGCACAATTGTGACCCAAGGTCATGGTTTTTGTCGGGTGCTCGCGGTGGGCGATCGCACGGAAATTGGGAAATTAGCCCAGGCGGTGGCGACCGTCGAAGATGATAAAAATACACCCCTAAATCGCCAGTTGGAAGAACTCAGTCAGGCGATCGGTGTCGCGGGTTTATTGGTGGCAGTGCTCACTTTTATTGCCCTATTAATTCGCGGTCTAGTCACTGAAGAATTATTGCTTACCTCCCGGCAAGGTTATATGGTGGGCATCATTTTAGTGACGGTGATGATCGTCTTAATTCCGGTCTGGTTACCTGTACTAGACGATGGCCGCCAGTTATTGAAAAAAAACAATTATTTACCGCGGTTTTTAGATTTAGAGCCGCCTGCCATGGCAGAAAATTGGCTTTTAATATTGGCTGGTGGCGCTGTTTTTTTTGCGACGGCGATTAAGCTGGGGGATTTCCTCGGTTGGGTTCCTGCGACCTTTGGGGAATGGTTGCCGTCGGAGGTGGGTCTGGCGCTGCTAAATTATTTTATGGTGGCGGTCACGATTATTGTGGTGGCGGTGCCCGAGGGTCTGGCCATGAGTGTCACCCTTTCCCTTGCCTATAGTATGCGACGGATGACAGCGGAAAATAATCTCGTACGTCGGATGCATGCCTGTGAAACCATTGGGGCAACAACGGTCATTTGTTCGGATAAAACGGGCACTTTGACTTGTAATCAGATGCTGGTTCAGGATGTGGTTGTGCCGGGTTTAATGGGTGAAACGACTGAGCAGTATGATCAGGTAATGGATATTCTCGCGGAGGCGATCGCCGCCAATAGTACGGCTGATTTAGAATATTCTGGCGACGGCTTATCGGAAGTGATTGGGAATGCGACAGAGGGAGCGCTTTTACTCTGGTTAGATGACCGCAAGCTTAACTATTTAAACTATCGCTATGGGTTTGACCTCACATCCCAAGGAGCATTTTCAGCAGAAAAAAAGTACATGACCAGTTTGGGGCGATCGCCAATCCTTGGCGAAGAAGTTCTGTATCTCAAAGGTGCGCCCGAAGTCGTGTTACAACGGTGTGACTATCAGCTCACCCCCACGGGCATCAAACCCCTGACAGAACGGGCAAACATTATCCGTAAGCTCCAAGATTATCAACAGCGGGGGATGCGCACCCTCGGATTTGCCTATCGTCCCCTCGCAGATTTGAGGGATTTTAAAATTACGGAGCTAGAACAACACCTCGTGTGGCTGGGCTTTTTTGCCATTGTCGATCCCCTCCGGGAGGATGTGCCCCAAGCCATTCAAGACTGTATGAATGCTGGTATTCAAGTAAAAATTGTCACAGGCGATAGTCCCCAAACAGCCAAAGAAATTGGCCGCCAGATCGGCCTTCTAACCGAAGAGAGCGATCCCCGCCACCCCCAACATTTAACGGGGCCTCAGTTTGCTGCCCTCGACGATAAGGCTGCCTTTGAAGCGGTAAAGTCCCTCCGCATTTTGTCCCGTGCCTGTCCCCTCGATAAATTACGGCTTGTACAACTTTTACAACGGACTGGCGCTGTGGTCGGTGTAACGGGTGATGGCACCAATGATGCGGCGGCTTTAAAACAAGCAGAAGTGGGTTTAGCCATGGGCAGTGGTACGGCGATCGCCAAGGAAGCTAGCGACATTATTTTGCTCAACGACTCCTTTAGTAGCATCGTCAATGCCGTTTTGTGGGGGCGATCCCTCTACGAAAATATCCAGAAATTTTTACTGTTTCAGTTAACCATTAACGTTGTTGCCTTGGGGACTGCCCTCCTTGGGCCTTTTATCGGCATTGAGCTACCCCTGACAGTGACACAAATGCTGTGGGTGAACTTGATTATGGATACCTTTGCCGCCCTTGCTCTGGCCACCGAACCCCCCAACCCAGAAGTGCTCAAGCGATCGCCCCGTCGTGCGGACGCATTTATTATCAACTCGGCCATGGCGACCCAAATCATCGCTTTAGGACTGACTTTCTTGGTTTTGATGATCCTTCTGCTGAAATACGATATGCGTGATGGCAGCATTGATATCTACGAATTGTCTGTATTTTTTGCGATTTTTGTCTTTTTACAACTGTGGAATTTATTTAATGCCCGCTGCTTTGGCCTCTCCATTTCTGCCTTTACAGGACTCCTAAAAAATCCGGCCTTTGGGGCGATCGTCGCCATTATTTTTATTGGCCAGATCGTGATGGTGCAATGGGGGAGTAGCGCCTTTAGAACAGTGCCTTTAACTTGGCAACATTGGCTCTGGATTATTGTCGGGACATCGCCGGTATTATGGCTAGGAGAAGTGTGGCGCAAATTGGTTCCGCGCCAAGTAAAATCCTCTAAAAGCTGA
- a CDS encoding helix-turn-helix domain-containing protein: MLNVTWEFKLEPTAEQVAEIERTLTVCRKAWNFALRERKDWLSSRKSPINACSIRQAFILPASTPFPGYHKNPFTSAYF; the protein is encoded by the coding sequence TTAATGTGACATGGGAATTCAAGCTAGAGCCAACTGCCGAGCAGGTTGCAGAAATTGAGCGCACTTTAACGGTTTGCCGTAAGGCGTGGAACTTTGCTCTACGAGAGCGCAAGGATTGGCTCAGTTCTCGGAAATCACCGATCAATGCTTGCTCGATTCGGCAGGCGTTCATCTTGCCAGCAAGCACCCCTTTTCCGGGGTATCACAAAAACCCATTTACATCAGCTTATTTTTAG